GGCATAGGGCTAGAAAGAAGGTATGTCTTCATATCATACCAACAAAAGGTATGACTTTTATTTATAGTGTTTAACTGATATGGTGTTAGTGTGTTTTAACTGATAAAGTGTTGTTGTCGTTTAACAATTATAGGGATTGGTAAGTGTATTTGAAGAGATGTTTTAAAGGATATAACATAGGTTATGCTTAAGACACTTATATGCTAACTTCAAAAAGAAATTTGGTGGAGGTACATTAATCAGAGATTTGATGATGGGTGCAGCCAAAGCCACATATTACCAAGCATAGCATGAAAAAATGCAGGAACTGAAGAAGCTTGGCACAAAGGCATGGGAGTGGCTGATGAAAGTTCCAACTAAGACTTGGTGTAAACATGCTTTCAACTTCTACCATGAATGCGATgtattaatgaataaattttttttatcatttaatgcCACAATATTGGTTGCCAGAGATTATGCCAATACCTACAATATTGAAATTGGTGAAAGTCTTGAAAATGGTGCAACTATTGCAATTGGATGAAATTGGTGGAAATGGAACTCATTCAACTGATGGAGTTTTTGAATGGCCTGGAGCAAGTAACAATATACCATAGATGATTGCTGAGGATGAAGAGGGCACATTGACACAAGAAACAACTAGGATGATATTTCTAGAAGGTTTTCACAATGATATCATATAACAGTTATGTTGTTATGTGTTTAATTGGTATTCTCATGAAAATTTTATTGTATTGGTTGGTCTGTTGCACCATATGTGCTTTCTGAATGGGtttgatattattatataatGACAATTGCATAATCTGTGCTTTTTGACGTGGTTAATTATATGTAATGAAGATTGCACAATATATGCTATTTAGTAATGACAATTTCTGTTTATTTCTAAATTCTCATTTGGAATGATAATTAGTGGTCAATTATTATGTTATGACAGTTAGATTTTAACAGTTCACACCTAAACATTGAAACTGAAACTCACAATTCAAACTACAATTCAAACAGAACCAAACCCatccattcattcattcattaaacAGATAAATTCAAAACTCATATTGAATACAATGGAACAATTACAACATATTGAATACAAGTATAACAACATATACATTGAAAACTCAATATGTCATGAAACAATTAAAGCATATTGAATACAATGACAAACAACAACCATGACACTATTAGTGCAACACTTAACCAATAACTTTTGTTCCTTTCAAGTTGCAGATTCTTCTTAGTTTTTTCAAGTTTATTTGAGAAAGAATCCTAGGCATACTCCTTCCCAAACTCCTTTCTGAATTCCTTGCCAAAATCTTTCATGTAACCAATCATGTCTTCCCCTTTGTTGCAATCTACTACTAAGCTATTGTCAATTGTCTTAATTCCACATTTCCACTCGATTTCATCAAGCTCATAATCCCAAATAAATAAATTGCAGCTAATCTCTATCTGCATTAATTTAAGAACCAAAGTAAACATGAATTTAGGGAAGAACGAAAAAATAAGAAACACCGTAACTCAATTTTCGTACCTTTTTCCGATTCCTGCATCTCCGAAATTTCCTCTTGGAATTTTTCATTGTATTTTCAACCCACATCTTCATGACCTGATTGCAACCATATCTAGGTATTTGTCTTCCATTCGAAGTACTGATTGAGGATAAATTGTTGTATGACATTTGCAATCCCAAATACGCATTTTCGCGCTAATTGGTTTGAACGTGAACGAAGAAGGTAGAAGATTAATTAGGTTACGAAGATAGAGAAGACAAATAGGGTTATGAAGAAAATGAATGGACGCTGCCGAGTACGAATGGTCACGTGAAGGTTTAAATCAAGGGAATCTTCATGTGGCAAGGTTGTTTTTACAAAGAAAAATTACAGGGGAAAGCCAAAAGACCCatatatggcaggggtgaaataCCTATTAACCccattattttttaatcaaagaaCCTAACTTTATGGATCCTTTGACAAGGGGACAGTTCTCTTTCTATTGCCAACTAGTGAATAATTAAAATACCCAAAGGTGCTCTTAAAATTTGCTATGATTAAACTGTAATTAAATAATCTTTTTTTACTATCACGGTTAAATCATAATTACATAAGACTTTTATATGCTTTTCCAAGTTTGAAGtgtgtttaaaataaattttttacacAAACTAAAAGTTTAGCACGGCCCTATATTTAAATTGAGTTTGTGAAGCTATGTAACCAATTATATAAGAGATGAGACATGCTCAACACAACAATTAAAAACTATCAATATATTTTAGCGTGGAGGCTATATAAATAAGCATACATATAAATTAGGGTCTATAACATGTTAATTTTTCATGAATTATAGGAGTATTTAGATCTATGGAAAAAAGTCTCTAGACAATGACAACGATAATTCTGTAAAATAGAGGAAAATAGAGACATGTGACAAACACGAGTTAACTTGTTGTTCTTCGTCAACTTAGATTTTGTATGCCTTCGGCCTCGTCAGATGATGAGAAGAGGGAATGCCAATGTTTTAAAACTCGTATAAGTGATCATTCTAGTTAAGATACTAGGTCATTGAATTATTGGTTAGACTGGTAGGTCACTAGTCGGACCACATGGTTGTTAATCCAATGTattgcaaaataaaaatatttattgacATAAAATTATGGATtgtaaactattttaaaaaaaaaacttccatAAAATTTGAATAAATGCTCAATACACACACTAGAATCAAACTCAAGATTTAAAAAATTCaatgataaattattttttaataggtGGTAACATAAAACTATTACTATATAGTCATCATTTCTTATCCAAAATCATATTAAGTACAAGTCTtaacatcaaaataaaataaaataatgagtcCTCTAAACCTTTAGCAAAATCACCCAAATCAAATGACAAATGTTAAATGTAAAGGAAAAATGTAACATTAAAAttgaataacaataataataatgcaaATAAAAGTAGTAAGTTCaacaaaaataatgaaattatatAACAAGAACTAGATCTATAATAAGGAAGGAGATTGATTATGCATGAGAGTGAAGAGTTTGTGGTGGATTAATGGATAAGAGGTAGATTCTTAAGATTATGAAAGTTTCATATTTTGAATTGAGACACGAAGGAGGAAATGTTGTTGTTAAAGCACATGTGGATATATAACTTGCACTACAAGTTAACGAATACCTTTATCATGCAATCCACCATTGTTAAGTGCACACCAACTGTAGAGGAGCTTTTCACATTAGAACATTAGTAACAGATTATAGTTATTTAGTTGAGATTTGTGAAAAACtaactctatatatatatatatatatatatatatatatatatatatatatatatatatatatatatatatatatatatatatatatatatatatatatatatataaacatcatGTAACTAACTCTATTTAATCAATGAGATAGCTTCATCCATACCATTTATCTCTACTTtttaagtttttcttttgatttcatCATGATGATGAGAATCTTCGTGATGGTAACAGAGCTCTTTTAAGATCTGATACACATCTCCATCCTTATCTTGTTCTCGTTTTCAACATTCACGATGGTTTGAGATGCTTATGTTGTTGTCAATGGTGCCAACAATGCTCTAACTTCGGTTGCTTCAGTCCAATATTCCCCTCAACAGCCTGGAACTGTGTATTATGTATATCCTTCAGATGGTCCATTTTCATTTTTGGTTACACTGATTCTAACTCATTCAAACGCTTATGCATGGGCGAGATCCATGCGAGCGggaaaaacaagtttgatttgtGGATGGTGCCATATTGTACTGGTCAAGTTTGATCCGATTTTCGAGACTTGGAATCGCTGTAA
Above is a genomic segment from Vicia villosa cultivar HV-30 ecotype Madison, WI unplaced genomic scaffold, Vvil1.0 ctg.000282F_1_1, whole genome shotgun sequence containing:
- the LOC131626295 gene encoding uncharacterized protein LOC131626295, which produces MSYNNLSSISTSNGRQIPRYGCNQVMKMWVENTMKNSKRKFRRCRNRKKIEISCNLFIWDYELDEIEWKCGIKTIDNSLVVDCNKGEDMIGYMKDFGKEFRKEFGKEYA